A genomic window from Brassica oleracea var. oleracea cultivar TO1000 chromosome C8, BOL, whole genome shotgun sequence includes:
- the LOC106308956 gene encoding uncharacterized protein LOC106308956, translating into MDIFCWNVRGFNDKTKRRGFRKWLRLNKPIFGGLLETHVGPPKAASLINRVFPGWHFECNYEFSDLGKIWLLWHPSVSVSVLQKSLQCITCSVKLPFVSTELAVTFVYDSNDRKIRRDLWSDLCFLSSSPSITQRPWTVLGDFNQILDPSHHSKAAVISSSRGMRDFLTCIISTDLSDLPYCGNEFTWSNNQGESVISKKLDRILVNDGWLRLFPNSLCVFGDPGISDHSPCCVFLDTTRPKAKASFKFFSMLNDNPDFAPLIAECWSSLPFHGTMMLRVSKKLKELKSIIRAFSRENYSGIEKRVTEAFEELSQCQQIVLSSPTPTTSLNERIAHDKWVNLARA; encoded by the coding sequence ATGGATATTTTTTGCTGGAACGTTAGAGGGTTCAACGATAAAACTAAACGTCGCGGTTTTAGGAAGTGGTTACGATTAAATAAGCCAATCTTCGGTGGCCTGTTGGAGACTCATGTTGGTCCGCCTAAGGCTGCATCTCTCATCAACAGGGTTTTCCCCGGGTGGCATTTCGAATGTAATTATGAATTCTCGGATTTAGGTAAAATTTGGCTTCTGTGGCATCCTTCTGTTTCTGTTTCGGTGCTCCAGAAGTCTCTTCAATGCATCACGTGTTCGGTTAAGCTTCCTTTTGTCTCCACCGAGCTTGCTGTTACTTTTGTTTACGACTCTAATGATAGGAAAATTCGTCGTGACCTGTGGTCAGACTTGTGTTTCCTCTCCTCTTCTCCTAGCATCACCCAACGTCCTTGGACTGTCCTAGGAGACTTCAATCAGATTCTGGACCCCTCACATCATTCAAAAGCTGCGGTCATCTCTTCTTCTCGGGGTATGCGTGACTTCCTCACCTGTATTATCTCTACTGATTTGTCTGATCTCCCTTACTGTGGCAACGAATTTACTTGGTCCAACAACCAAGGTGAAAGTGTGATATCCAAAAAGCTGGACAGAATTCTTGTTAATGATGGTTGGTTGAGGCTATTTCCAAACTCACTTTGTGTCTTTGGGGATCCTGGCATCTCCGACCACAGCCCCTGCTGTGTTTTTCTTGATACTACCAGACCCAAGGCAAAGGCCTCTTTCAAATTCTTCTCAATGCTTAATGATAACCCAGATTTTGCGCCTCTTATAGCTGAGTGCTGGTCTTCCCTGCCTTTCCATGGCACGATGATGCTTAGAGTTTCAAAGAAACTCAAGGAACTCAAGAGCATTATTAGAGCTTTCAGCCGAGAGAATTACTCGGGAATTGAAAAAAGAGTAACTGAAGCTTTTGAAGAGCTCTCTCAGTGTCAACAGATTGTTTTGTCTTCTCCAACGCCAACGACGAGCTTAAATGAGAGAATTGCTCATGACAAATGGGTCAACCTTGCTCGGGCGTAA